Proteins from one Triplophysa dalaica isolate WHDGS20190420 chromosome 6, ASM1584641v1, whole genome shotgun sequence genomic window:
- the cysltr3 gene encoding cysteinyl leukotriene receptor 2, whose amino-acid sequence MTAPVLNSESPWWTNITNQTNPDQKQTCDSSENFKYLAYTITYSVVFPIGLISNVVALFVFFRLTNKKTANTVFMINLAISDVGFSLTLPLRLVYYFRGCHWDFSDWLCRWCVFSFYVNLYTSVLFLTGLSVLRYIAVLHPLKVVYLVSVRKASVACLAIWIFVSCLSSPFLMSGTILRQNKLRCFDPGNDTSWNRIFTLNYVGVSFGFVIPFITILVCYSCIIHKLATKGKDLKMNKREHRTVYLIVVVLSTFLLCFLPYHVVRTVHLHAVVSKKPCPLVEMWLKVLVVSLCTAASNSCFNPLLYYFAGENFRTSIGRVSKFRRVNSSTRSRRGTRNSSINNNSQKQQSYKGARQAYRDHADPSGLAENKE is encoded by the exons ATGACAG CTCCTGTGTTGAATTCAGAATCTCCATGGTGGACCAACATCACCAACCAAACGAACCCGGACCAGAAGCAGACATGTGACAGCAGCGAGAACTTCAAATATTTGGCCTACACCATCACATACAGCGTGGTGTTCCCCATCGGACTCATCAGCAATGTCGTGGCTTTGTTCGTATTCTTTCGTCTCACCAATAAGAAGACGGCCAACACAGTTTTTATGATTAACTTGGCCATTTCAGACGTTGGCTTTTCTTTGACGTTGCCCCTACGTTTGGTTTATTACTTCCGAGGCTGTCATTGGGATTTCTCGGACTGGCTTTGTCGCTGGTGTGTCTTTTCCTTTTACGTCAATCTTTACACCAGCGTTCTGTTTCTGACGGGACTCAGTGTGTTACGCTACATTGCTGTGCTTCACCCCTTAAAAGTCGTCTATTTGGTCTCTGTGCGGAAGGCCAGCGTGGCGTGTTTGGCCATCTGGATCTTCGTGTCTTGTTTGTCGTCACCTTTCCTCATGTCAGGTACGATACTGCGGCAGAATAAGCTGCGCTGTTTTGACCCTGGAAACGACACGTCCTGGAATCGCATCTTTACTCTAAACTATGTTGGGGTTTCGTTTGGATTCGTTATTCCTTTCATTACAATATTAGTCTGCTATAGCTGCATTATCCACAAACTAGCCACGAAAGGGAAAGATTTGAAGATGAACAAGCGGGAGCACCGCACGGTTTATTTGATCGTAGTTGTGCTCAGCACCTTCCTCTTGTGCTTTCTGCCGTATCACGTGGTGCGAACGGTTCATCTCCATGCGGTGGTGTCAAAGAAGCCCTGTCCGCTGGTGGAGATGTGGCTGAAGGTTCTGGTGGTCTCTCTCTGCACGGCGGCGTCCAACAGTTGCTTCAATCCTCTGCTGTATTACTTTGCAGGAGAAAACTTTCGCACATCCATTGGCAGAGTGTCAAAATTTCGAAGAGTCAATTCCAGCACAAGGTCGAGAAGGGGAACGCGTAATTCTAGCATCAACAACAATTCGCAGAAACAGCAAAGCTACAAGGGTGCCAGGCAAGCCTATAGAGACCACGCAGACCCCAGCGGGCTGGCCGAAAACAAGGAGTAG
- the gnb1b gene encoding guanine nucleotide binding protein (G protein), beta polypeptide 1b, with protein MSELDQLRQEAEQLKTQIRDARKACADATLSQITANIDPVGRIQMRTRRTLRGHLAKIYAMHWGTDSRLLVSASQDGKLIIWDSYTTNKVHAIPLRSSWVMTCAYAPSGNYVACGGLDNICSIYSLKTREGNVRVSRELAGHTGYLSCCRFLDDNQIVTSSGDTTCALWDIETGQQTTTFAGHTGDVMSLSLAPDTRLFVSGACDASAKLWDVREGMCRQTFTGHESDINAICFFPNGNAFATGSDDATCRLFDLRADQELMVYSHDNIICGITSVAFSKSGRLLLAGYDDFNCNVWDTLKADRAGVLAGHDNRVSCLGVTDDGMAVATGSWDSFLKIWN; from the exons ATGAGTGAACTGGACCAGTTACGCCAGGAGGCCGAGCAGCTCAAGACCCAGATCAGA gaTGCGAGGAAAGCTTGTGCAGATGCTACACTATCACag ATCACAGCCAACATCGATCCTGTTGGCCGGATCCAGATGCGCACGAGGAGAACACTGCGAGGACATTTGGCTAAAATCTACGCCATGCACTGGGGCACAGACTCCAG GCTTCTGGTCAGTGCCTCGCAGGATGGAAAACTCATTATTTGGGACAGTTACACCACAAATAAG GTTCATGCCATTCCTCTGCGTTCGTCCTGGGTGATGACCTGTGCCTACGCTCCCTCAGGTAACTATGTGGCCTGTGGAGGACTGGACAACATCTGCTCCATCTACAGCCTGAAGACTCGCGAGGGGAACGTGCGTGTCAGCCGTGAGCTGGCCGGACACACAG GATATCTCTCCTGCTGTCGCTTCCTTGATGACAACCAGATTGTTACAAGTTCTGGTGACACCACCTG TGCTCTCTGGGACATTGAGACCGGTCAGCAGACCACCACGTTTGCGGGACACACTGGCGATGTTATGAGTCTCTCTTTGGCTCCAGACACCAGGCTGTTTGTGTCCGGGGCCTGCGATGCTTCTGCCAAACTCTGGGACGTCCGCGAAGGCATGTGCAGACAGACCTTCACCGGTCACGAGTCAGACATCAACGCCATATGT TTCTTCCCCAATGGCAACGCTTTTGCCACCGGCTCCGATGACGCCACCTGCCGTCTGTTTGACCTGCGTGCCGACCAAGAGCTCATGGTGTATTCTCACGACAACATCATCTGCGGCATAACCTCCGTGGCCTTTTCCAAGAGCGGCCGCCTGTTGCTCGCCGGCTACGACGACTTCAACTGTAACGTGTGGGACACCCTGAAGGCCGACCGCGCCG GTGTGCTGGCCGGCCATGACAACCGAGTAAGCTGTCTGGGTGTAACTGATGATGGGATGGCAGTAGCTACAGGGTCCTGGGACAGCTTCCTCAAAATCTGGAACTGA